The following are encoded together in the Vibrio splendidus genome:
- the mukB gene encoding chromosome partition protein MukB, protein MIERGKYQSLTMINWNGFFARTFDIDGLVTTLSGGNGAGKSTTMAAFITALIPDQSLLHFRNTTEAGSSQSSRDKGLYGKLQPGACYAALDVVNSRNQRLLFAVKLQQVAGRDKKVDIKPFVIQGLPSHVKPTDVLIQNVSDSHARVCQLNDVKAAVAQYEGAHFKAFSSIVDYHSQMFEYGVVPKKLRNSSDRSKFYRLIEASLYGGISSAITRSLRDYLLPQNGGVKKAFQDMESALRENRMTLEAIKTTQSDRDLFKHLITESTNYVAADYMRHANDRRNKLDQTMKFRGELFGSRETLLDQNNLLNRVQEELELLVDQESALEQDYQAASDHLQLVQTALRQQEKIARYSEDLEELNERLEEQMMVVEEAQERVLLAEEQATITEEEVDSLKTQLADYQQALDVQQTRALQYQQAVQALEKTKQLLGDESITAESALTLVSELKAQEESSTQTLLSTKHKLDMSSAASAQFDKALALVKSIVGDVERKEASNSAKQALEKGRNAKHVVENEQQWRAQHRDMARDVAQQRQAKELATEYQKQHNISLTDEAVFDEERERHAMQIESLEYAQEELREAKSEQRRVQQNHDQEIQKLESIAPAWITANDALEALRDQTDAELEDSQAVMTQMQQVLEDEKSQAVAKDQLATRRAQLEQEIERLASPGGSNDPRLKGLADTLGGVLLSEIYDDITIGDAPYFSAMYGPARHAIVVSDLDGIKEKLVDLDDCPDDLYILEGDVDAFDDSSFNADELEGAVCVQLNDRQMRYSRFPEIPLFGRAAREQRLEKLREERDVVVENHAKAAFDAQKLNRLYQAFNSFVAKHLHVAFNADPEQALVSIRDKRNQIVRSLAELNSKEQQQRSQLQQSKQALGALDKLAPMVRILEDETLAERLAELEAQLERLSEAKSYLNNHGKALASLEQIVSALDADPEQFETLEAQYQQADQALQSLKGKVFALSDLIERRHYFAYADSVDLLNKSSELSEQLKAKLVQAEQARTKGRDGLKQAREQMNQYNQVLAALKSSHQAKQETVQEFKQELQEFGVNADEGAEERAVRRRDELHERLHTSRGRKSEYERTITSTELEMKALAKRLKKVQKEYTELRTFVVAAKAGWCSVLRLARENDVERRLHKRELAYLTAGELRSMSDKSLGALRLAVADNDDLRDSLRLSEDNAHPERKVLFYIAVYQHLRERIRQDIIHTDDPVEAIEEMEVELARLTEELTQRENRLAISSESVASIIKKTIQREQNRIRMLNQGLSNIYFGQVKGVRLNVKIRESHEILLSGLATQQEQHKDLFESTRFTFSEAMAKLFQRVNPHIDMGQRSPQVLGEELLDYRNYLELSVEVNRGSDGWLQAESGALSTGEAIGTGQSILLMVIQSWEEESRRLRSKDIVPCRLLFLDEAARLDSKSISTLFELCDRLGMQLLIAAPENISPEKGTTYKLVRKVFKDHEHVHVVGLRGFAQNKPASPVQELIEETEQ, encoded by the coding sequence ATGATTGAAAGAGGTAAGTATCAATCATTAACCATGATCAACTGGAACGGCTTTTTTGCGCGTACTTTTGATATTGATGGGTTGGTTACAACGCTTTCTGGCGGTAACGGTGCAGGTAAGTCGACCACAATGGCGGCATTCATCACAGCGCTGATCCCTGACCAAAGCCTTCTGCATTTCCGTAACACAACGGAAGCGGGCAGTTCACAGTCATCTCGTGATAAAGGCCTTTACGGTAAGCTTCAGCCGGGCGCATGTTATGCCGCGCTAGATGTTGTGAACTCTCGTAATCAGCGTCTATTGTTCGCAGTAAAACTGCAGCAAGTAGCGGGTCGTGATAAGAAAGTAGACATCAAACCGTTCGTAATCCAAGGCCTTCCAAGCCATGTAAAACCAACGGATGTGTTGATTCAGAACGTTTCAGACAGCCATGCTCGCGTGTGTCAGTTAAACGACGTAAAAGCGGCGGTTGCACAATACGAAGGCGCGCACTTTAAAGCGTTTTCTTCGATTGTTGATTACCACTCACAGATGTTTGAATACGGTGTAGTACCGAAGAAATTGCGTAACAGCAGCGACCGTTCTAAGTTCTACCGCTTAATTGAAGCATCACTTTACGGTGGTATTTCTAGTGCGATTACGCGTTCTCTGCGTGATTACCTTCTACCGCAAAATGGTGGCGTGAAGAAAGCATTCCAAGACATGGAATCAGCACTACGCGAAAACCGCATGACGCTAGAAGCGATCAAAACGACCCAGTCGGACCGTGACTTGTTCAAGCACTTGATCACTGAATCTACGAACTACGTGGCAGCAGATTACATGCGCCATGCCAACGATCGTCGCAACAAGCTTGATCAAACTATGAAATTCCGTGGTGAACTGTTTGGTTCTCGCGAAACCTTGCTTGATCAAAACAACTTGTTGAACCGCGTTCAAGAAGAACTAGAGCTGTTGGTCGATCAAGAATCGGCACTAGAGCAAGATTATCAAGCGGCTTCGGATCATCTTCAATTGGTTCAAACTGCACTGCGTCAGCAAGAGAAAATTGCTCGCTACAGTGAAGATTTAGAAGAGCTTAATGAGCGTCTAGAAGAACAGATGATGGTAGTTGAAGAAGCTCAAGAGCGAGTACTTCTTGCTGAAGAGCAGGCAACCATTACTGAAGAAGAAGTGGATAGCCTGAAAACTCAGCTTGCTGACTACCAACAAGCGTTGGATGTTCAGCAGACTCGTGCACTTCAATACCAGCAAGCGGTTCAAGCATTAGAGAAAACTAAGCAGCTACTTGGTGATGAGTCTATTACTGCAGAAAGCGCATTAACTCTGGTTTCTGAGCTAAAAGCACAAGAAGAATCAAGCACTCAAACGTTACTGTCGACTAAGCATAAACTAGACATGTCTTCTGCTGCGTCTGCGCAGTTCGACAAAGCGCTCGCTCTTGTTAAAAGCATCGTTGGTGACGTTGAGCGTAAAGAAGCATCTAACAGTGCTAAGCAAGCTTTAGAAAAAGGCCGTAACGCAAAACACGTTGTTGAAAACGAACAACAGTGGCGTGCTCAGCACCGCGACATGGCTCGTGATGTGGCGCAGCAGCGTCAAGCAAAAGAGCTTGCGACTGAATACCAAAAGCAACACAACATCTCACTGACTGACGAAGCGGTTTTCGATGAAGAACGTGAACGCCATGCAATGCAGATCGAGTCTCTTGAGTACGCTCAAGAAGAGCTGCGTGAAGCGAAGAGTGAGCAACGTCGTGTGCAACAAAACCACGACCAAGAGATTCAAAAACTTGAGTCTATTGCTCCAGCGTGGATCACGGCGAACGATGCACTTGAAGCACTAAGAGATCAAACAGACGCTGAGCTAGAAGATAGCCAAGCAGTAATGACTCAAATGCAGCAAGTGCTTGAAGACGAAAAATCTCAAGCGGTCGCGAAAGATCAATTAGCGACTCGTCGTGCGCAACTTGAGCAAGAGATTGAACGCTTAGCTTCTCCGGGTGGTTCTAACGATCCTCGTTTGAAAGGTTTAGCTGATACGCTTGGTGGGGTTCTGCTTTCTGAGATTTACGATGACATTACCATTGGTGATGCGCCATATTTCAGTGCGATGTACGGTCCTGCTCGTCATGCGATTGTGGTCTCTGATCTTGATGGTATTAAAGAGAAGCTGGTGGATCTTGATGATTGTCCAGATGACCTTTACATCCTTGAAGGCGATGTCGATGCGTTTGATGACAGCTCATTCAATGCTGATGAGTTAGAGGGCGCAGTCTGTGTTCAGCTGAACGATCGCCAAATGCGTTACTCTCGTTTCCCTGAGATCCCATTGTTTGGCCGTGCGGCTCGTGAACAACGATTAGAGAAATTGCGTGAAGAGCGTGATGTTGTTGTGGAAAACCACGCCAAAGCGGCGTTTGATGCACAAAAGCTGAATCGCCTATACCAAGCATTCAATAGCTTTGTTGCTAAGCATCTACACGTTGCGTTTAACGCTGACCCTGAACAGGCATTAGTGTCTATTCGTGACAAGCGTAACCAGATTGTACGTTCTTTAGCTGAATTAAATTCTAAAGAGCAACAGCAACGTAGTCAGCTACAACAGAGTAAACAAGCGTTGGGTGCGCTAGACAAATTAGCCCCAATGGTTCGTATTTTAGAAGACGAAACATTGGCTGAACGCCTCGCTGAATTAGAAGCGCAACTAGAGCGCTTGAGCGAAGCTAAGTCGTACTTGAACAACCATGGCAAAGCACTTGCTTCGTTAGAGCAGATCGTTTCTGCACTAGACGCAGACCCTGAACAGTTCGAGACACTAGAAGCGCAATATCAACAAGCTGACCAAGCTCTACAAAGCTTGAAAGGCAAAGTGTTTGCTCTGTCTGACTTAATCGAACGTCGTCACTACTTTGCTTACGCGGATTCTGTTGATCTTCTAAACAAGAGCAGCGAACTGAGCGAGCAATTGAAAGCGAAGTTGGTTCAAGCAGAACAAGCAAGAACCAAAGGCCGTGATGGCTTGAAGCAAGCTCGCGAACAGATGAACCAATACAACCAAGTATTGGCAGCACTGAAGAGCTCACATCAAGCGAAGCAAGAAACGGTTCAAGAGTTCAAACAAGAGCTGCAAGAGTTTGGTGTCAATGCTGATGAAGGCGCTGAAGAGCGTGCTGTACGTCGTCGTGACGAACTGCATGAGCGTTTGCATACTTCACGTGGTCGTAAGAGTGAATACGAGCGTACCATTACATCAACTGAACTTGAGATGAAAGCCTTGGCTAAGCGTCTTAAGAAAGTTCAAAAAGAGTACACAGAGCTTCGTACCTTCGTTGTTGCAGCAAAAGCAGGCTGGTGTTCAGTACTTCGCTTAGCTCGTGAGAATGACGTTGAACGTCGTCTACACAAACGTGAACTGGCTTATCTAACGGCGGGCGAGCTTCGCTCCATGTCGGATAAATCACTGGGTGCGCTACGTCTGGCTGTAGCCGACAATGACGACCTGCGTGATTCGCTGCGTCTATCTGAAGACAACGCACATCCAGAGCGTAAAGTTCTGTTCTACATTGCGGTTTACCAACATCTTCGTGAGCGTATTCGCCAAGACATCATTCATACGGATGATCCGGTTGAAGCAATCGAAGAGATGGAAGTTGAGCTAGCTCGACTAACAGAAGAATTGACGCAGCGTGAAAATCGCCTGGCAATCAGCTCTGAGTCAGTAGCAAGCATCATCAAGAAAACGATTCAGCGGGAGCAGAACCGTATTCGAATGCTGAACCAAGGTTTGTCTAACATTTACTTTGGTCAGGTTAAAGGCGTACGTCTGAACGTTAAGATCCGTGAAAGCCACGAGATCTTGCTATCAGGGCTAGCGACTCAACAAGAGCAACACAAAGACTTGTTTGAATCAACGCGCTTTACCTTCTCAGAAGCGATGGCGAAGTTGTTCCAACGAGTGAACCCGCATATCGATATGGGTCAACGTTCTCCACAAGTTCTTGGTGAAGAGCTACTGGATTACCGTAACTACCTAGAGCTGAGTGTTGAAGTTAACCGTGGTTCAGACGGTTGGTTACAAGCTGAATCGGGCGCATTGTCTACGGGTGAGGCGATCGGTACGGGTCAGTCAATCCTATTGATGGTTATTCAGAGCTGGGAAGAGGAATCTCGTCGACTTCGTAGTAAAGACATCGTTCCATGTCGTTTGTTGTTCCTTGATGAAGCAGCACGTTTGGATTCTAAGTCGATCTCTACGCTGTTTGAACTGTGTGACCGTTTGGGTATGCAACTTCTGATTGCAGCACCTGAAAACATTAGCCCAGAGAAAGGTACAACCTACAAACTGGTTCGTAAGGTCTTCAAAGACCACGAACACGTACATGTTGTTGGCCTGCGAGGTTTTGCTCAAAACAAACCGGCATCTCCTGTGCAAGAGCTTATCGAAGAAACTGAGCAATAA
- the mukE gene encoding chromosome partition protein MukE, whose product MSLTSTDDYMPEKLVKAIANPLFPALDSMLRSGKHVSTEDLDNHALLSDFEVELQHFYQRYNTELVKAPEGFFYLRPRSTSLIGRSVLSELDMLVGKVLCFLYLSPERLAHEGIFTNQELFDELMSLADEKKLMKLATNRASGSDLDKEKLFEKVRTSLRRLRRIGMLIAIGETGKFRISEAVFRFGADVRVGDDMKEAQLRLIRDGEAVVHTQEPNQGSLLNEEQAEAVSELDLDVDENGQQDIFNDQAGFDLESNDGEQTKVEGEA is encoded by the coding sequence ATGTCATTAACAAGTACTGATGATTACATGCCAGAGAAACTGGTAAAAGCGATAGCGAACCCGTTGTTCCCTGCGCTAGATAGCATGCTGCGTTCAGGTAAGCATGTTTCAACAGAAGACCTAGACAACCACGCGTTGCTTTCTGATTTTGAAGTGGAACTTCAGCATTTTTACCAACGCTACAATACGGAACTGGTAAAAGCGCCGGAGGGTTTCTTCTACCTGCGTCCGCGTTCTACGTCTCTGATTGGCCGTAGTGTGTTGTCTGAATTAGACATGCTGGTTGGTAAGGTGTTGTGTTTCTTATACCTAAGCCCAGAACGTCTTGCTCATGAAGGTATCTTCACCAATCAAGAACTGTTTGATGAATTGATGTCGTTAGCGGATGAGAAAAAGCTCATGAAGCTAGCAACGAACCGCGCATCTGGTTCTGACTTAGACAAAGAAAAGCTCTTTGAAAAAGTACGTACTTCTTTGCGTCGTTTACGCCGTATCGGCATGCTGATTGCGATTGGTGAAACCGGCAAGTTCCGTATCAGCGAAGCGGTATTCCGCTTTGGCGCTGACGTTCGTGTTGGCGACGACATGAAAGAAGCGCAATTACGTCTTATCCGTGATGGTGAAGCTGTGGTTCATACCCAAGAACCTAACCAAGGCAGCTTGTTGAATGAAGAACAAGCGGAAGCTGTATCAGAACTAGACCTAGACGTAGATGAAAACGGTCAACAAGACATTTTTAACGATCAAGCCGGCTTTGACCTTGAGTCAAACGATGGCGAACAAACAAAAGTAGAAGGTGAAGCATGA
- the mukF gene encoding chromosome partition protein MukF: MSEMTQTAEEQPIDELVGWVKQHDFSLNLPPERLAFLIAIAVLSNERFDEELGEGELHDAFTIVTRLFEDTGEASAFRANNAINELVKQKLISRFTSEITDGASIYRLSPLAVGISDYYLRHRQFSKLKLSIQLSMVADEMAKAIEAAQKGGTPGHWKKNVYGVLKYSVGEIFDQIDLNQRVMDEQQQTVKQQIADLLNKDWREAINNCEALLSETSATLKELQDTLQAAGDELQTQILDIQEIVYGDDELEFVGETLFGLQMKLDRITSWGQQAIDLWIGYDRHVHKFIRTAIDMDKNRAFSQRLRQSVTDYFDAPWLLTYADAEKLTDLRDEALVLRDDEVMGQAPIDVEYEEFEQVNDLLSERIAEMLKAHKQQGAPIDLGLVLRDYLAAHPRTHHFDLARIVVDQAVRLGYSASDYQAIQPDWQAINDFGAKVQANVINKY; this comes from the coding sequence ATGAGTGAAATGACTCAAACTGCCGAAGAGCAGCCAATTGATGAGTTGGTGGGCTGGGTCAAGCAGCATGATTTTTCATTAAACTTGCCACCAGAGCGCTTAGCATTCTTGATTGCTATCGCAGTACTAAGCAATGAAAGGTTCGATGAAGAGTTGGGCGAAGGTGAACTGCACGATGCATTTACCATTGTCACTCGACTGTTTGAAGATACTGGCGAAGCGTCTGCGTTTCGTGCCAACAATGCCATCAATGAGCTAGTTAAACAGAAGTTGATCAGCCGCTTTACCAGTGAAATCACCGATGGTGCGAGCATCTACCGCTTATCACCGTTGGCCGTTGGTATCTCTGATTATTACTTACGTCACCGTCAGTTCTCTAAATTAAAACTGTCTATTCAGCTTTCTATGGTTGCCGATGAGATGGCAAAAGCCATTGAAGCTGCGCAGAAGGGCGGAACTCCGGGGCATTGGAAAAAGAACGTTTACGGCGTGCTCAAATATTCAGTTGGTGAAATTTTCGATCAGATTGATCTTAACCAACGTGTTATGGATGAGCAGCAACAAACCGTTAAGCAGCAAATTGCCGACCTTTTAAATAAGGACTGGCGAGAAGCGATTAATAACTGTGAAGCTTTGCTATCAGAAACTTCTGCGACGCTAAAAGAATTGCAAGATACCTTGCAAGCGGCGGGTGATGAACTGCAAACACAGATCCTCGATATTCAAGAAATTGTTTACGGTGACGATGAACTCGAGTTCGTTGGCGAAACCCTGTTCGGTTTGCAAATGAAGCTTGACCGAATCACCAGTTGGGGTCAGCAAGCAATCGACTTGTGGATCGGCTACGACCGCCACGTTCACAAATTTATCCGTACCGCTATCGATATGGATAAAAACCGTGCCTTTAGCCAGCGGTTGCGTCAGTCAGTCACAGACTACTTTGATGCGCCTTGGTTATTGACCTATGCCGATGCTGAGAAGCTGACAGATCTTCGTGATGAAGCGCTCGTGCTTCGTGATGATGAAGTGATGGGACAAGCGCCAATCGACGTTGAGTACGAAGAATTTGAGCAAGTGAATGATCTGCTTTCAGAACGAATTGCAGAGATGTTAAAAGCTCATAAACAGCAAGGCGCGCCAATTGACCTTGGCCTTGTGCTACGCGATTACCTCGCAGCACACCCTCGCACACACCATTTTGATTTAGCCAGAATTGTTGTCGACCAAGCCGTGCGCTTAGGTTACTCAGCGTCTGACTATCAGGCTATTCAGCCGGATTGGCAGGCAATCAACGATTTCGGTGCAAAGGTACAAGCAAATGTCATTAACAAGTACTGA
- the cmoM gene encoding tRNA uridine 5-oxyacetic acid(34) methyltransferase CmoM: MTEDRNFDDIAHKFAKNIYGSDKGEIRQIIVWEDLEQALSKFEQSASPLHVLDAGGGLAQMSQKIASLGHNVSLCDLSSEMLKLAEESISEAGLLEQYRFIHSPVQKVAGHLEGQVDFVMFHAVMEWLADPKEALDLLLEQVKPGGVASIMFYNHHGLVLKNVICGNIPHVLNGMPHRKRFKLQPQKGLKPEEVYQWIEDAGLEICGKSGIRSFSDYIGNMEYMGDYQFEDVLELEKQLCRQEPYLSLGRYIHVWAQKPAQ, encoded by the coding sequence GTGACTGAAGACCGTAATTTCGACGATATTGCCCACAAATTTGCAAAAAATATTTACGGCTCTGACAAAGGAGAGATCCGTCAGATCATCGTATGGGAAGATTTAGAACAAGCTTTGAGCAAATTTGAGCAATCAGCTTCGCCGCTGCATGTGCTTGATGCTGGAGGCGGCCTTGCGCAGATGTCGCAAAAAATTGCGTCGCTTGGGCATAACGTTTCTCTTTGTGACCTATCTTCTGAAATGCTGAAGCTAGCAGAAGAAAGTATCAGTGAAGCGGGTTTGCTAGAGCAGTATCGGTTTATTCATTCTCCGGTCCAAAAAGTAGCAGGGCACCTTGAAGGCCAAGTTGATTTTGTGATGTTTCATGCCGTAATGGAATGGCTCGCAGATCCTAAAGAGGCGCTTGATTTATTACTGGAACAAGTAAAACCCGGTGGCGTTGCTTCGATAATGTTTTACAACCACCACGGATTAGTCCTGAAAAATGTGATTTGTGGCAACATTCCTCATGTATTGAATGGGATGCCACATCGAAAACGGTTTAAGCTGCAACCACAAAAAGGCTTGAAGCCAGAAGAGGTTTACCAATGGATAGAAGACGCCGGTCTAGAAATCTGTGGTAAATCAGGCATTCGTTCTTTCAGTGACTACATAGGTAATATGGAGTACATGGGCGATTACCAATTTGAAGATGTATTGGAACTAGAAAAACAGCTATGCCGCCAAGAGCCATATCTGTCACTAGGCCGTTATATTCACGTTTGGGCTCAAAAACCTGCGCAATAG